One genomic region from Phragmites australis chromosome 1, lpPhrAust1.1, whole genome shotgun sequence encodes:
- the LOC133926226 gene encoding ARGOS-like protein, translating into MMERRAARRGAPHGKGAMHGEHKQQRRPGTVTSRSHQGSPPTPPGYYTAELVMALLFVAASLVFLPLVLPPLSPPPFLLLLVPVGLLAVLVALAFVPLDAQSHLAASSPL; encoded by the coding sequence ATGATGGAGAGGAGGGCGGCGAGGAGAGGCGCTCCTCACGGCAAGGGAGCAATGCACGGGGAGCACAAGCAGCAGCGCCGGCCGGGGACGGTGACGAGCCGTAGCCATCAGGGATCTCCGCCCACGCCGCCGGGCTACTACACCGCCGAGCTGGTGATGGCGCTCCTCTTCGTGGCCGCGTCGCTGGTGTTCCTACCGCTGGTCCTGCCGCcgttgtcgccgccgccgttcctgctgctgctggtgcccGTGGGCCTGCTCGCTGTCCTCGTGGCGCTGGCGTTCGTCCCGCTCGACGCGCAGAGCCATCTCGCCGCCTCGTCCCCTTTGTAG
- the LOC133890676 gene encoding uncharacterized protein LOC133890676, producing the protein MEGLIPFIYKAIKERRRRSYSRCSSTGSAHGRFGARVDHGVWEQKQWVAPAADGGGGKFSAEREMTHRRHRSLEELAGEVGGSPGWRSGALPRGRSVRIFSCISGM; encoded by the coding sequence ATGGAGGGGCTCATCCCGTTCATCTACAAGGCCATCAAGGAGCGGCGGAGACGGAGCTACTCCAGGTGCAGCTCCACCGGCTCGGCGCACGGCCGGTTCGGGGCCCGCGTGGACCACGGCGTCTGGGAGCAGAAGCAGTGGGTGGCCCCGGCGGCCGATGGCGGAGGCGGCAAGTTCTCCGCGGAGAGGGAGATGACGCACCGCCGGCACCGGTCGCTGGAGGAGCTGGCCGGGGAGGTAGGAGGCTCGCCGGGGTGGCGGTCGGGCGCGCTGCCGAGGGGCCGGAGCGTCAGGATCTTCTCGTGCATCAGCGGCATGTGA